The bacterium region CGCAGCTGGGCCGCGTCGCGCAGGCAGGGGGGAGGGGGTATCCCTCTTGAAAGGGTGGGGGCGGCGGTGTAGCACGTTGTGTGCCCGACCGGGATGCGGACCGAGTCAAAGGGAGGCCAATTGATGAAGGGGTGGAGATCCATGAAGCGGACGGAGTGGAAGCAAGTTGCCGTAGGGGTGTCGCTGGCCCTGGCGCTGGGGTTCGGCGTGAGCGGCGGTGTCAGCGGGGCCAGCCCGAGCTTCACGATGACGATCGGCGACGTCGAGCCGTACACCGGCGACCTCGGGCCGCTCGGGGCGCCGGCGGACAAGGCGGTGAAGCTGGCCACGGCGCAACTCAACCAGGCCGCCAAGCAGGCAGGGCTCAGGATCACCTTCAAGCTGTCGACCGCGGACACGCGGACGGATCCACAGGGAGCGATCCTGGCAGCCCGGCAGGTCATCGATGCGGGGGCGACGTGCCTCACCGGTCCCGCCACCACCCCCGAGGCGACCGCCATCCTGAACTCGGTCACCAAGCTCAAGCACATCGCCATGATGCCCTCGGCGACGAGCACCAAGCTGCGGAAGGTGGACGACGGGCACACCATCTTCAGGACCGCTCCGCCGGATAATCTGCAGGCGCGCGCGCTGGTCCTCGCCGTCAAGGGCGCGCTGGGCGCCGCCCAGGGCAAGACGGTGGCGATCGGCTACCAGAACTCCCCCTATGGCGAGGGACTGGCCAACACCTTCAAACAGGAGTGGACGGCGATGGGGGGAAAGATCCAGGGCCCGGTGGGATACGATCCCAACCAGGCCAGCTATGACTCGGAGGCGGCCGCGATCGTGAAGGACAATCCGGACGCCTTCGTCTTCGCCGACTTCCCGGACACCTTCGGCAAGGTGATCGCCGCGCTGCTGCGCACCGGCAAGTTCTCCGCCAGCAAGCTGTTTGTGTCCGATGCGCTCGCGGTCTCCCCGATCCCGTCCGCGATCCCAGCGGCCGGCCTGGAGGGAGCCCACGCCACCAACGCCGGGAGCCCCACCGGCACCCCTGAGGCGAAGGCGTTCAACGCGCTCTACCTGGCCGCGCCCGGGCCGCGGCGCTTCGCCCTCGACGCGAACAACTTCGACTCGGCGATCCTCTGCGGGCTCGCCGCCGTCGCCGCCGGCTCGAACGCCTCCGCGAAGATCGCCGCCGAGCTGCCCAAGATCTCGGGACCGGCGGGGCAGCCGTTCACCTACCTCAAGCTCTCCAGCGCGATGAAGGCGCTGGCCGCCGGAAAGCAGATCCACTACGTGGGCGTGTCGGGCCCGATCGACTTCGACTCACGCGGGGACACGAGTTCCGGTACCTTCGATCTCTCGACGTGGAAGAACGGCACCCTGGTCCTGGTGCGGAAGATCGACACCAAGGGGTGATCCGGAGGAACGCGGTCAAGGGGGGGAGAGGGGCCGATCGGGGCCCCTCCCGTCCCGCCGCCGTCGCGGCGGCCCCTACCCCAGGCGGCTTCCCCCGGCCGACGCGGCGGCCGGGCCCGCTCGAGGGGAAGGGGCGGGCGGGGTGCTGAACGCATCCTGGCGGTTTGCGGCAAGGCGGCTGGGCTTCCTGGTCCAGCCGCGCACCGCTGAAGCCCCCGCGCGTCCGGCGGGGCCTGCGGCGGGACGCGTCTGGGGATCCGCGGCGGTCCTGGGGGTGGTCGTCCTGCTCGTCGCCTCCAGGGGGGGCCAGGCGACCGCCCAGGCCACGATCAACGGGCTGGTCACCGGCACCTACTTCGCCCTGGGGGCCGTCGGG contains the following coding sequences:
- a CDS encoding ABC transporter substrate-binding protein, producing the protein MKRTEWKQVAVGVSLALALGFGVSGGVSGASPSFTMTIGDVEPYTGDLGPLGAPADKAVKLATAQLNQAAKQAGLRITFKLSTADTRTDPQGAILAARQVIDAGATCLTGPATTPEATAILNSVTKLKHIAMMPSATSTKLRKVDDGHTIFRTAPPDNLQARALVLAVKGALGAAQGKTVAIGYQNSPYGEGLANTFKQEWTAMGGKIQGPVGYDPNQASYDSEAAAIVKDNPDAFVFADFPDTFGKVIAALLRTGKFSASKLFVSDALAVSPIPSAIPAAGLEGAHATNAGSPTGTPEAKAFNALYLAAPGPRRFALDANNFDSAILCGLAAVAAGSNASAKIAAELPKISGPAGQPFTYLKLSSAMKALAAGKQIHYVGVSGPIDFDSRGDTSSGTFDLSTWKNGTLVLVRKIDTKG